DNA from Malus sylvestris chromosome 11, drMalSylv7.2, whole genome shotgun sequence:
tgttggctttatatatagagataGAGGTACAACAACCTTCAAACTTATGCAATTCAAGTACCAGAAATAGAAATAGATTgttcaaaaagaaaagaagaaatagAAATAGAGGAAATTAGACATAAGCATTCAAAATTTACATTTTCTAAACATTTGTGGGTTTTCAACTTTTAATTAGAGTGCTTCCACCTTTATTCATGTCATTTTTCTAATTTCCAACTAAacatttatatatacatatatatatatatatatatatatatatatatatatatatatatatattaaagaaTATAAGAGTTCGTATGAAAACAGAAATCGTCCTAAATTCATggcaattgaattttttttgaattgtGTAACAATTGATTGAGAAAACTGTGAACTAactcctttccttttcttttgtttctctttttcgTTTTTGTAAAATATGAGTCCTTATTCCAAGAATTAGTTGTTAAGAATTAATATATCGTTGTGCTAAAAGAAAGAATTAATAGAATATTTTTAGTACAACATTTTAACATGAAAACttatattttttagggttacACATAATGTaccattatatttttatacgtATCAAAATTAGGATAGCACAACGTACCAATAGCTTGGTATTGGTATTTACCAATAAAGAATTACATAGTGTacctaaattaatattttataacatACTAAAATACAAATACGTACCCAACTTAGGAATATTGTATAACGTACCAATAATTTGGTATTGGGACGTTATATTTAGACATATGTGCGTGCTTTTATCATTTCTTATAATTAGATGTGAATAGAATCTTTGTTgtaattttttagaatttaaaaaCTTTTCTATTTGAGTAAAAATTTCTTTTGAAACCAATTTTTATAagataagattttttattttttattttttgaaaggaAATGATTATATTGAAGCAAACTCAGTGAGAGTTACATTTGTCTTGGAGAAGAAGCTTCTGAATAAGAGTAGGAGGCTCCTCAGTCCAAATTAGTGCATTATTAATAGACAAAGCAAACTTAGCTAAACAATGGGTAACCCCGTTGCATAATCAAGGACCAAAATTAAGCTTCAAATCTGAAAAAACAGGAGCAATTTTTAGCACATCGTCCGCAAATCATTCCCAAGGCCGATGAATCCGAGTGAGTCTTGTTGAGGAGTTTTGGTAGTTTTGTGATATTAATTCATTTGTGAATTAATTGGTAAATTGAATATAACAAAgaacatattttttaattaaaaatttgtaaaaGAATATTTAATCAAAAGTCTTAAAGCTATACatgtttgatttaaaaaattcaGAATTGAAGGACCTGCGAAAACGATTTCCCTAAcaaaaacagaagaagaaaaaattgataTGTAAAGGGTAAATTTATTAATTCAAAGAATAAAACAACTTACGACCTCTAGTGGCAGAGCACTTTACCTTACGCCAATGACAAGGGTTTGGGACTTGCCCACCCCCATTTCTGGACCAAAAAAAGTAAAGACAAAAACCATTTACACCAATCAAAATGTCTTACTTTAATAAGACTGAAAATTCAGAGTGCAATAATACACATACATGAAATCATATGATCTAAAACTCTTATCAATCAAACAAGAGAGTTCTTAGTTGATTTCTTAACCTCATGGGTATCATTATCTTGGCTCAAAAGTGGAGTGCCATCCTTTCCTTTAATCGGAGATCCCAATGAGACGTCACCACCAGCTTGTTTCTTCTTGTTTTCCTGGGCACAAAAATATGAATACAATCCCATCCCAAAAATGGCAACCAGAATTCCAATTATATTCCTCTCAGTGAAGGGGTCATGAAGTAATGTGTAGCCAAACCCTAGAACAAGGCATGTCTTGAGGTGACCTAGCACTTGATATGTAACTGGGGATGTCTTGCCAATTACTAAGAAGGTGCTGAAGTTCACAGACACAGCTATCAGGCATGAAAGTACGATGAATACCtgcacacaaaaaacaaaaaataatgtaaaaatatgtgAGAATAATATCTTCTTGTCAATTTTATAATATCAAACAATCTATCAAGAGAACATTCAATCGTATGTATTTTTATCATCTAGATGAGCAACTTCTCTTGTTAAATAGGTTGACATGTTACAGTGTCATATTTTATATCAATTAGAACCATTAATCGTGAACATGTTTCATTAGCTCATTTTCTTCTTAAGCAGCCTTaagatgtttatatatatatatatatatgttgccaCATTATCAATCATAATCATAATTCCTCTTATATTAAtcaatttgacatattatataTGTTGCCAGATTACAAATAAGAAGAGTTACTATGTTTAATTGAAATCAATCATGGAATATAAATTGCAATTAATATATGTAAAGGAGAATGTACCTACCAATACTATAGAAGAGTATTTATGGGCAAAAACATTTTGCTTGGTAAGGAACTGGTCCACCACAGGGCCTGATACAAAAAGAATAGCTGCTTGAAAAGGGGCTGATTGGTAGAGAAGCTGAGTAGAGGAGACATTGAGCCTTTTCTGTATTGTGTTTGTTAGCTAAATTGGAAACTTAGTTAAGAATTAACTTGTTCTACAAGCAACTGAGCCAGATGACCTGCCCAAAAGAGACTTGGAAAATAGATGgtagttggaaaaaaaaaaaattgatatacaataaaataaaataaagaatacGAAGGATACAATTTGTCCAACACAGGTTGTTACGATGGCTAGAAGAGAGAGAATCGTTCCAACAAAATTGAGCTGGAGGTCTGTCACTGAGGCAATTCCAACTCCAACAACTAATAAGAAGAGAGAAAACTTGATCTTCTGGCTGCAATAATTAGATAAAAGTAAAAGGGTTACTaattttgaaatatatatatataaacttgtgGACCTTCCATTTAAAAATGCATAATACCTGAATTGCTTTTTAAGGAAAAGAGTTTCCAATAACACAGTAAAGGGTATAATTGCAAGCTTGGTCATCTGCAAAAACAGAATCCAAAATGTTATAACAAAGACAATTGTGCAGAACATATGACACTCTCGAGGTGacctaaaattaaaactaaattaaattaCCTGGTAGAATCCAATGGAATTGAATCCGAGGCTCAAGTTTAGCAATCCAATGGAAACTCCATTAAGAATGCCAAAGAGCATGACAGTCTTCATGTCAATTGACTTACTCTCGAAAAATTTGAGACGTTGTGCCGCATGAAGGGTGCCAAATGTTACCATCAGATGCCAACTGGTAAGCGTCGttgctacaaaaaaaaaaaaaaaaaaaaaaaaaaaaaaaaaagattattgaAATGACAAAAGAAAATTTAGTTTATCATcaaatgagaaaagaaaatttgagtTATTACCAAAAGGGAAGCCGAGATTGCTCATCAAAGCTTTGTTGCATATAACAATAGAGACGGACGATGCCACTGAAAGAAACAGTGCACCAATAACGCCCAATTGGAATCCAGCCATTTCTCCCATGATCTTCAGTGATGATGTATATTCTatcatgaaaagaaaaagaggattATGATATAGTTTTGAGAACTAATTACGTACCAGTATTAATATAATATGTTTTTCCAAACTATGTCAAGTGCTGCTTGCAATTGAAATTTATATAACTAATGAACGGTTGCTGGAAACTTATCATTTCTAAAGTACACTAATGAGGAAATTTTAATACAATGTATGACTTGCCAACCTACACGGTCTAATGATAATACTAATTGGTAAGCTTTAGCTACCTTCTTAATTTAATATTGATCAACTTGGTTAATTTACACCATCATCTTCATCACACTTCTGAATTATATGCAGTAATATCACtttgtcaaataaaaaaaaacatgtagaacTAATGAGATCATAACGTGAAAACGACCATAAGAGTTCCTTCTTTGACTATTATATGAGTAAAAACTGGATTAGAATATgataaggaaaaagaaaaaaagacgaTATGAGTTGCTAATGAAACCAGAAAACCTGATGGGAGTCTAAGAGCCCCAGAAACCTCAGCAAAGAAAACCAATTGCAACAAATGTGATCAAGGTTACTGGTCAACCTCTTGAGATGATCAAATGTGCCAATTATGAGTTGCTaatgatacatatatataacccTAGCTTTACAAACTGATGGTGGAGTTGGATATGAACGACCAAGCTTTAATTAAACCACGAACTcagagagaaaggaaaagagagagaaaaagagagatagaATAGTATTGTCGCGGCAATAATTGGATTTTTATAAGAATGCAAAGGTTTTGCACCCTTTTTATTTTAGACGACTTTTGTCGTTGGTGCCGAACTCCGTTAAATTTAAAACAATATTtggatattttatttataaagaaaactaacgaaaagttcaaaaaaactttagttttaatgaaaatagaCAAATAAAAGTGTAGTGTACAagggaaaggtaaaaatgtggtttttcgttaaaagtaaacaataccggaagtgtttcgttaaaattccattTATAACATGTTCCTTTCCTGTTTATCCAGAAGCAAGTTAACGGCAACTATAAGCAAACCTTGCAACTGACAGTCAAATTAAAACGACCGTTAAGATGTCAACCTGATATTAATATGAACTTCCAAAATGAACCTTTCACTTCCTAATTGGAAAGTGAGTTGAAAAGAGTCCTTGATGAACATATGAAATTTTGTTCACCATAGAATGTGACCGTGTTTcatatttcttatgtaatttattttacatATGTGAAGATGATTTTTAACTTGAACGTTATGAATAGGATTCATTATGTTCCTGATCAAGTAATttgaataatttaattaaaaaaaaacatgttttaaccaaattaaaaatcccatttttgacaaaaaaatgaaCCTAAAAATCTTTTTTGCTCATTGATCGAATTCATATGAATTTTGGCATGACGTAAGTTCAAAAATTACCATGGTCAATTCATTTTGACCTTTTATTCAACAATTCGTGATGTTGCGCATCTTCTAGCTAGCCAGTAATGATTGGCGACTGACTTATCAAGTCTATAATTAGACGGATCGTGTTCATATATTTGGTGGGAGGGAAAGGGTGTTTTAGACCAAATGGATTTTCTTTTATAAACTGCTTTGCACACCATGACAATGGtggaaaaatattattaaagtcTTGGCAAACAAGCCAGGACGGTGAGTTGAAACGTTTCTTTTATGAGGGTGAGGTATCTGCAATTGCAAGCAAATTGTTTGGCACTCTCAACCTCAATTAGTGTTTGGTGAAGGTAGAAACTTTAGTCCTACTCCAAATTTTgtgtaaagaaaagaaaatattggCCCATCATTTGCCCCTTTTTATAGCATCACACATCACggcgagaaatttttcattgtgacgggAATACGGATGATACATCATATGTTTTTATGTaggtggtgggaaattttattttttaagttattagctttttaacacacaaatcCCATCACTTGTATAGTGACATGTGATGTACCACCTTATGTGCCggttacattgaaaaatctctccaccaaggcATGCATATAAATGGACAAATAAACTTACCTTTCAAAATCTTAGAACATCATGCGGGTTTTGGGATGATAAGCATTTTATTTCATGAATATGAAAgtcatatatgtatatgcatggTACTGCAGTCTTGAATCTTAAGCTAGTGTTCTGACCATCTAGCTCAATGTAGCATCATATTGTAGCTAGAACGTATAAcatgttaaaaagaaaaaaaataaaaactcataaTAAAAACTCCCAGAATAAGGGGGTACTTGCAGAATAAGCCACTAACTTCACATCCTCAATTGCCAACCTATCATCAGGGAAAGCACAACCAACTACTTCTTGCTTCTCCGGCAACAAATCGCACGCCTTTGGAGTCACATTGCCTGTAATTCCCTGAACATCAGTGCAGTTCCATTGCAATTTCTTTGGCTTCTCGGTCACTCTTTAGAAATGCATATCCCCTTGAAAGGATCATTAGGAATTCCCTCCAGTCTCTCCGAATAAGTAACATTCTCAGCCACAACTTGTTTGTAGTTGATGTTTGATTACAAAGGCAATGCTTTAGGATCGAAGCCGGGATCCGGGTGTGACCCGTAAGAGCCAGTCATCCAAAAAACATACTTCATAGACTTCAGGGTTATCCTTCTTACATAGATATCTTCGACATAAGCTCCTCTTCCTACTGCAGTTTTTATCCTCACACTTGATTGAGTGTCAATGGCTGTGATGTCCTCAGCTCTAACATCTCTGATTCCACCGGACATTTCACTGCCTAGAGCAATGGTAGCACTGTCAGGTGAAATGCAGGTGAGTCTTCTGAACACAAGGTGCTCCGTTGGGATACCAACTTTTATTCCGTATTTGTCCCATCCACTGTTGCGTGAGTTAgttttagaataggaatgtaaatattgtgtaaatattagagtcctttattaggaaggataTTTCTTTTGTCCTTTTTTAGTTTTACCTTGgagaacaaggattgtatgtaaTATATTCCCAATTATGCAATACATGGAAAATTAAGCCGTAAAATTCTATTTGGCATCAGAGCCAAGTTGCCGTAACCCTAGAAACTGTAAAACGATATTTTTCTTCCGTTGCTGTGCTTGTCCGACTTGTTCCTGCGCTGCCTCTTGCAGAAATCAGTTGGGCCGTGACTGTTGGAATTATAGCAGGCTTTGTTTTGCTGCTGCCGTGCCTATTCAAATTGCAGCAGCTTTGTTTTGCTGTTACCGTAAGTTGTGTTTTATCAAAAATCGTGGGTGCTGTGAATTGTGCCGTGTATATTGGATTTGCAGCAGTGAGATCTTGCTGCTGTCGTGTGTGGTGCTGTGTGCTTTTGCAATTGTTCCGTGTATGGTGTACTGTGTTCAGTTGCTGTAACAATTTGGTCGTGCCATGTATTAGCTTCTGGCTATGCCGTGTGGATTGTAGCACCTTGGATTTTGTGCCTTTTGTCTGGATTGCAGCGTGGATTCTTGGTGGCAATTGAAGCTTTCAATTGTTGCCTTGACTTCTtactttcaatattttttttttctttttgacatGAATTATTGCTGTACTTAAGCAATTTGAGGATAGTCTGCTGCTCTGCCGTGTGAATTGCAATTTTGGAACGAGAACTCTGTGTGTTTTCTTGCAGCGTGTGGTTCTATAATTGGTGTGGTGTTGTGATTGCTGTGTATTACTATCTCGTGAGTTATTACAATGGTGAATACGGGTTGGATTCTAGACTCGGGTGCAACCGATCATATGACTTTTGATAAGAATTTATTTACTAGTATGACAACTAGTTCACGGAAGTGTATTGCAACTGCTACCGGAACAACATCATCGGTTTTGGGGGCCGGCACTGTGAACCTCACGCCAGCCCTTTCCCTTCATCACTGCCTGCTTGTTCCTTCGTTGTCTCATAATTTGTTATCTATTCCTCAAGTTACTGAGCAATTAGATTGTGTTGTACTTATGTATCCACTGTTTTGTTTGCTTCAGGATATTCAGACCAAGGAGATAATTGGGCGTGGCATTAAGAGAGAGGggttatattatgtggatgatgtCGTTTCTGGCAGAGCTAATGCAGTTCGAGCATCCCGTACCAATAATTTACATGAAGTTTGGTTATTGCATCGTCGGTTAGGACATGCTTCGTTTGGGTATTTGAGGCGTATGTTGCCTAGTttatttcataaaataaaagaatcagACTTACATTGTGAGGTATGTATTCTCGCGAAGAGTCATCGCGTTTCGTTTCCTCCTAGTATGAATAGAAGATTGTTTCCTTTTGAACTTGTGCActctgatgtttggggtcccTCTCCTGTTAGTACTTTGTCTGGAATTAAATGGTTTGTTACCTTCGTTGATGATTGCACTCGTATGACTTGGatttatgtgatgaagaataaaagtgatgtgggTATGGTGTTTCGATCATTCTCTCAAATGGTTACAACACAATATTCCTCTGTTATTAAGGTTCTCCGCTCTGATAATGGAGGTGAGTATATTGGGTCCGAGTTGTCCGGCTTTCTTCGGGATCAAGGAATTCTACATGAGACTACTTGCCCTcataccccacaacaaaatggggttgctgaAAGAAAGAACCGTCATATCCTGGAAACTGCTCGTGCCTTGCTCATTGGTGCATCTGTACCTAAACGGTTCTGGTCTGAAGCTATCACCTATGCCGTGTATGTGATTAACCGTATGCCATCCCGGGTTATGGATTTTCGTACACCTCTCCCAGTATTGACAGAATTTGTTCCAGTAGTATCAACTAATACTCTTTCTCCTCGTGTGTTTGggtgtgtagcctatgttcatattcacaagattcatcGTAGTAAGCTCGATCCATGTCCTCACCGGTGTGTTTTTCTGGGCTTTGCTCCTCAACAGAAAGGGTATAAGTGCTACCACCCTGAAACTCATCATATGTATGTAACTATGGATGTTACCTTTTCTGAATCTGAGATCTTTTATGATTCGACTCCATCACCTTCCGATCACCAGGGGGAGAATATGAGTGGTGATCTTGGGTGGTTGGAAATATGTAGCTCAGGGGGAGTATTTATCGACAAAAACAGTTGTGAAAGCTCTCAGCAAGAAACTGCCGAGAATGTGAGTATCATTCAGCCAGGTAGCACCGAACCAGCTGAGTCTTCTCAACAACATATTGCCGAGTGCGATGTAGAGTGTCAGCAGGGAGTTGCCGAAACAGTTCCACCGCTCCAGCAACCATTAGCTACCGAACCCGCAACCCCTTCTCTCTCAAGCTCAATAGTGCCACCCAATATGTCTTCTCTGAATATTTCTGAGGTAAGTACTACTGATGCTCATGTAACTAATCCATATAATGTTATGAGTACATATAAGTTGCCGCCAAGGCAAAATCGTGGTGTTCCTCCTGACAGGTTTTCTCCTGAAGGAAAAGTGAAGTATCCAATAGCTCATTATGTGTCATGCTCAAACCTTGCACCAGAACGTCAAGCCTGGGTAAACAATGTGGAAGCAATCCAAGCACCAACCCGAGTTGAGGAGGCCTTGAAGGATCCTAAATGGGCTGCTGCGATGGATGAGGAAATGATGGCACTACATAAGAATGATACATGGGAGGTAACGGAGCTACCTAAAGGAAAGAAACCTGTTGGGTGTAGATGGGTCTTTACGATCAAATACAAGGCAGACGGATCGGTAGACAGGTATAAAGCAAGGTTAGTAGCAAAAGGCTATACTCAAACTTATGGTGTTGATTATCAGGAGACATTTTCTCCAGTAGCGAAGATGAATACAGTACGAGTTCTGATTTCTTTAGctgcaaatttgaattggccactaaaacagtttgatgtgaaaaatgcttttcttcatgggcacttggaagaagaggtatatatggattttcctccgGGGTACGATGCCGGAGGGAAAACCGGAGTATGTAGGTTGCGAAAGTCACTCTACGGACTTAAGCAATCGCCTCGTGCGTGGTTTGGTAGATTTACCCAAGTTATGAGACGAATTGGGTATTATCAAAGTCACTCGGATCATACATTATTTGTGAAACGGGGAAGTGGTAAAGTGACAgccttaattatttatgtggatgacatgataataacaggtgatgatttagaagagatgatgaagctAGAACAAAACCTTGCCgccgagtttgagatgaagaatttgggagatttgaaatattttcttggcGTGGAAGTTGCTCGGTCATCtagaggtattttcttgtctcagcgtaaatatgttcttgatttgttaaaGGAAACAGGTATGCTTGGGTGTAAACCTGTGGATACGCCTATTGTGGAGAAACATCACTTAGGGATTTATCCGGATCAAGAACCAGTGGATAAAGGCAGATATCAGAGACTGGTaggaagactaat
Protein-coding regions in this window:
- the LOC126588431 gene encoding UDP-xylose transporter 1-like; translated protein: MGEMAGFQLGVIGALFLSVASSVSIVICNKALMSNLGFPFATTLTSWHLMVTFGTLHAAQRLKFFESKSIDMKTVMLFGILNGVSIGLLNLSLGFNSIGFYQMTKLAIIPFTVLLETLFLKKQFSQKIKFSLFLLVVGVGIASVTDLQLNFVGTILSLLAIVTTCVGQILTNTIQKRLNVSSTQLLYQSAPFQAAILFVSGPVVDQFLTKQNVFAHKYSSIVLVFIVLSCLIAVSVNFSTFLVIGKTSPVTYQVLGHLKTCLVLGFGYTLLHDPFTERNIIGILVAIFGMGLYSYFCAQENKKKQAGGDVSLGSPIKGKDGTPLLSQDNDTHEVKKSTKNSLV